A region from the Enterobacteriaceae endosymbiont of Donacia clavipes genome encodes:
- the rpsK gene encoding 30S ribosomal protein S11 — protein sequence MKKKSLNLKKNLKKQIIDGIAHIHASFNNTIVTITDRQGNSLGCATAGGSGFRGSRKSTPFAAQVAAEKCAEIVRIYGIKNLEVMVKGPGPGRESTIRALNNAGFKITNITDITPIPHNGCRPPKKRRV from the coding sequence TTTAAATTTAAAAAAAAATTTAAAAAAACAAATTATAGATGGTATTGCTCACATACACGCTTCTTTTAATAATACTATTGTTACGATTACAGATCGTCAAGGTAATTCTTTAGGATGTGCAACAGCTGGAGGATCAGGATTTAGAGGATCTCGAAAATCTACTCCATTTGCTGCTCAAGTAGCAGCAGAAAAATGTGCAGAAATTGTAAGAATTTATGGAATTAAAAATTTAGAAGTAATGGTTAAAGGTCCAGGACCAGGTAGAGAATCTACTATTAGAGCTTTGAATAATGCAGGTTTTAAAATAACAAATATTACTGATATTACTCCTATTCCACATAATGGATGTAGACCTCCTAAAAAAAGAAGAGTATAA